ATAGATTAAATCGTCTATTATATTATGATCCGCTAACACAATTACCAAATAACTATTATTTTAAAAAGACGCTCAAAACAACAATAAACAACAGAAAGCCTTTTAACTTATTGTTGTTGGATTTTGATCAAATGAAAGAAATTCGTAGTCTATATGGTGGTGGCGCGGAAGAAATAGTGTTAACTAAGTTAGCAGATGTCATGAAAAGGTCGTTAGCTGTAACCATGATCGCTCGTACTGGTGAATCCGAATTCTCTGTGTTATTAGAAGCGTATCCTGATCTAGATGAATTAAAACGACAAGTGAAGGGGCTTTTACGAGTTTTGGAAGGTCCATGGCATTATCATGTCCAAGAATTTGTCGCGACCGTTAGTATTGGAATTGTCTATTATAACGATCAATCAGCAGATACGATGCGATTTCAAGCTGAATGGGCATTACAAACTGCACGTAAAAAAGGAAAACATCGTTATCACATCTATCTTGATGAAGTATCACAAGGAACACATACGTCGATATCGATACAAAATGATCTTTATCACGCATTGGATCGAAATGAATTTAAGTTGCTGTACCAACCACAAGTGAACGTCAAAAATAATAATGTAGACGGTGTCGAAGCATTAATTCGCTGGGAACACCGAACATTAGGAATGATTTCACCAGGTGAATTTATTCCGATTGCTGAAGATACCGGTTTGATAATCCCGATAAGCGAATGGATTATTAAGGAAGTTTGTCTCGGAATGGTTCAATGGATCAAGCAAGGTAAGGAGCGTAATGCTTCTATTAATATTTCTTATCGACAAATGGAAGAAGAGGGTTTTGTGGATAAAGTCAAAGCAATCTTAGCCGAGACAAAATGTCCTGCTAACCGTTTAACATTTGAAATTACTGAAAATATGTTAATGAATGATTTATCACTATCTTTGCGGGTTTTAAAACAATTAAAAGCAGTAGGCATTCAACTATCTGTAGATGATTTTGGTATTGGATACTCCTCCTTATCCTATCTTAAAAAATTTCCAATTGATTGTTTGAAGATCGACCGTGCTTTTGTTAGAAGTATTCATGAAGATCCAAATGATTTTGCAATCGTACAAGCAATTATGGAGATGAGTCGAGCACTTGGATTAAAAGTTGTTGCAGAGGGCACAGAAACAGAGGCTAACATTCGGATACTACAAAAGCTCGGTTGTGACAATTTTCAAGGATATTGGTTTAGTCGACCAGTTGATTGTAATGAATTAGAAAAAAATGTGACGAAGATCTATCAAGAAAAACTACCTGTTTTTTCTTAATTAGCAGAGAACATTCAATAATTAAATAAAAAGTCTAATGGATGAAGCCTAATTACTAGCTTCTATAGGAGGTAGTAATTAGGTTGAAAAATAAAATTAAATTTAACACTTGAATTTATACCTTGTAGGGTATATGATATAAAAAGTAAGTCGATGTCATGTTGACGAACTTTTTATTTCTCTAATTTTATACCCGTATAGGTATATAGAGTTAATTTTGAAAGGAGTGGAAAATGTGGAAATTGTCTTTGTTAGTCTCGTTATCTTACTTACTTTTCTAGTAATAAAACGAATGTTTCCTGCGAAAGGAATTCGAATGATTACGACAACAGAATTGAAAAAAGAATTAAAGGACAAAAAGAAACAATTGATAGATGTTCGTACGGTTAACGAATTTAATGGCAATAAGATTAAGGGCTTTAAAAACATTCCGCTACATGAATTGAAACAAAAAGCTTTGACTGAACTAAGTAAAGATAAAGAATTAGTTATTATTTGTCAAAGTGGAATGAGAAGCCAGCAAGCATGCAAACAATTAAAGAAATTAGGATATAACCAGGTGACGAATGTCAGAGGTGGCATGAATGCTTGGCAATAGGAGGTTTTATAAATGAAATTAACTGAAACAACAGCAAAAGAAATAGCACATAAAGTGATTAATAAAAAAGAATTATTCATTTTAGATGTACGAACAGAGGAAGCATTTAAGGATTGGAAGATCGAAGGAGAAAATTTCACTTATTTAAATATCCCTTATTTTGATTTAATTGATGGGGTTGAGGGTATCGAAGACCAACTTCCAAAAGATAAAGCTATACTAGTTGTTTGTGCAAAAGAAGGTTCGTCTGTAATGGTAGCAGAAATGTTAGCTAACGCTGGATTAACTGCCTCGTATCTTAAAGGAGGTATGAAAGCTTGGAGTGAACATCTTGAAGCCATTAAAGTTTCAGATCTGAAAGACGGTGGAGAATTGTATCAATTCGTTCGGATTGGAAAAGGTTGTTTGTCTTATATGGTCATTTCAGGCAAAGAAGCAGTGGTGATTGATCCGGTACGAATGACAGATATATTCACGGATTTCGCAACTGAAAAAGGTGTGAAAATAACACAGGTTCTGGATACACACTTACACGCAGACCATATTTCAGGAGGGCGCGCGATTGCTGAACAAACAGGTGCAACGTATTGGTTACCTCCAAAAGATGCAACAGACGTTACGTTTGATTATAAAGGTTTGGTAGATGGTGAAGTTATTACTATTGGTGCAACAAAAATAGCTATTCAGGCACTTTATACACCCGGTCATACGATTGGTTCAACTTCATTTATTAT
The nucleotide sequence above comes from Paraliobacillus zengyii. Encoded proteins:
- a CDS encoding rhodanese-like domain-containing protein, yielding MFPAKGIRMITTTELKKELKDKKKQLIDVRTVNEFNGNKIKGFKNIPLHELKQKALTELSKDKELVIICQSGMRSQQACKQLKKLGYNQVTNVRGGMNAWQ
- a CDS encoding MBL fold metallo-hydrolase, which produces MKLTETTAKEIAHKVINKKELFILDVRTEEAFKDWKIEGENFTYLNIPYFDLIDGVEGIEDQLPKDKAILVVCAKEGSSVMVAEMLANAGLTASYLKGGMKAWSEHLEAIKVSDLKDGGELYQFVRIGKGCLSYMVISGKEAVVIDPVRMTDIFTDFATEKGVKITQVLDTHLHADHISGGRAIAEQTGATYWLPPKDATDVTFDYKGLVDGEVITIGATKIAIQALYTPGHTIGSTSFIIDKHYLLTGDILFIDSIGRPDLAGMAEDWVRDLRESLYERYKELSDDLIVLPAHFMIIDELNTDGTVAARLGDLFASNHGLNIENENAFRKMVTENLPPQPNAYHEIRETNMGKVTPDNEKQREMEIGPNRCAIR